Genomic DNA from Triticum dicoccoides isolate Atlit2015 ecotype Zavitan chromosome 4B, WEW_v2.0, whole genome shotgun sequence:
TGCCGTGCTAGCAATTGAAAGTGTTAGTGTGCATATGTCCTCTATCATCATCATGCAGGATCATAAGCACCTCAGTTTTTCTTGAAAATGATTTTCAACCAAAACATTTGTTCAAAAAATATACCAACAACTTCAAAttcctggcagaatcaacactatcTTGAATCAACAAAATGGTATCATGAATAAATTGTATAATGGCCACCCTTTATATGTAAGGTGAGGTATCAAACCTACAAACTTCCTAGTGTCTTGAGCCAGCTTCACCATTTTCTTAAGACAATTTGCACTAATATTAAAGAGGAAAGGAGACAAGGGTCACCTACTCACCTTGCCTCACCCCTTTAAAGATGCCAAAATTCTTACCAACAATATCATTAACTTTAACACCGAGAGTCCCCCTTTAACCATAGTATGGAACCACTACATCCACCTATCATTAAACCCTCTTTCGCTCAGGCTGTAGAAAAGCAATTCCAGTTTACCTTGTCATAGACTTTTCAAAACCAGCGTCAAAACAACCCCTTGTTGCTTTTTCCTCCTTGGCTCATGTAATATTTCATGTCAGGACATGACTCCATCCATAATATTTCTCCCTCCAATGGAGGCACTCTGGGTTGTAGAGATTAGTTTGCCCATAAAAGGTTTAACTATATCATCCATAGCTTTTGGGTAATTTTTTATAAGCAGAGGCAAACCGACAAATTGGTCTGTATCtctaaacaatatatgcatctgctCCCTTTGGAATAAGAGTTATAATACCAAACTTTATTCTGCTCTGGTCCACCTTTCCAACACGAAATTAATGGAAGCACACCATAATATCATCTTTGATAAAGTGCTAGTATGCTTGATAGAATTCAATAGGAAACCCATCACACCTTGTTGCTCTATCCTTTTTCATACTACCATCAATCGCTTTTTTTAATTTCTTCCCCACTAAAAGGCTTGTTGAGTTCCATATTATCTTCCTCTCACAGTTTCTCATGTTTAGTCCAAACATCACTTCTTAATCTACAACTAAAACCTTTCGTAGGTCAAGAAAGCTCCTTGTAATAGTtggcagcatgatcaacaagactggtGGTCCCTCGAATCACAAATTATCCATTATTTAGAAAATAAATGTGCCTTTTATCCTTCTACCATTAACAATTATATGAAAGTAACAAGAATTATTGTCTCCCTCAAGGAACCAATCCTCTCAAGATCTCTCGTGTCagtacccttcttcttcctcgagaGACTTACAAATAGAGCTCTGGCCGAAATTTCTCATGGTTGGCAAGGGGCTAAATTTCTTCCAAGATTTCCAAGTCTTTAGCTCATGAGTTAGATATTTATTATTTTCAGGATCTGATCTCTTAAATTCCTCTCCCATCCTTTCTTATATTTACTCATTCTCTTGAGTGTTTTTTGCATGACATCCAGACTGTCCTCAACAACAACAGGTTCATTCCATATATTTCCCCACTAAGTTCATTCTTTGCGGGGGATTTTCCCACCAAGTTCATGAAACCCTTTCACAAAATCCAACTAGGTTCAAATCTAGAGGGTTAAAGTATTGTTCCTAACCTCATTATCTCCCATAACGTCCATTACACGAACATGAACACCCATGTACATATACAATGTAGTATTATACACACAAACCCCACGCATCTTTCTGCTGCTTTCAATACAATGCTATCACAAACGTAACCGGTGGGTTTTGGGTGTCCTTGTGGCTCCGACCATAAATCACGAGCAAAGCGATGTCTAGACAAattttccaccaatgatgacttgcAATTACTAGGTTTTTAGAGTTTGGTGTTTGAATTTGTTGAACACACAGTTTACCTACAAGTTCAAGGTTCTGTACTACATATTTTTCTTCTTTTATATTGCCGCTTAAGGCCTTGTTCGGTTAGGCAGGGTTTGGAGAGGTTTGAAAGGGATTGGAGGGGATTAAATCCCTTGCAAGTCAAAATCCTTGTCAAACCTCTTCAATCCCCTCCAATCCCTGTGACGAGGGGATTAAACGAACAGGGCCTAAGTTTAGTTAttctttctcgcaaaaaaaaagtttAGTTATTCTACACAGAATAATGCTAATTACTCAACATTCTTCTTGCTGGATATTCTCCATCGCATGTGCTTTAAATTTGAATGGTGCGACCCCCAATATTAAAAAAAAAAATCAGCGCGCACAAAAGCGGAGTACGTTTGCTACCTATAATTCCCCCAAAGGGCGTTATGGTAAATTCTCCCGACGCCTCCCACCGACCGACGGCCTCCTTTTCAAACCGCAAGCGCACTCCACGGGTACACAAAACACCAGGCCAGTGGCGGGACAGTAAATAAGTGCAATACCCAGTGTCAGTTCCTCAACTCGCCCTCGGTCATTTAAACCCCGCATTCCGCAGTTGTTCCTTTTTCCTGGCGTCCATTCCCCCACTCGCTGCTGCAACTGCAACTGCCCCAGCGAAAAAAGGAGTGAGTCACGGAACAAAAATTCTCCGTCGGTTCCGAGCGCTCGATCCCAGTCGGCGCGGCGCCGGATCGAATGCGGGaggcggaggccgccgccgctcGATCTGGTGAGGCATTCGTCTGCTCTGCCTTTTTTTTTCTCGGATGTTTTTGGTGCGGTCTCCTCGGACCTGGGTCTGGGTGGGGGTGGCTTGCTTGAGCTCGAAGCGTGAGGCAGTGGGTCGGTGAGCGGGCGTTGTCGCCTCCGGAATCTGGATCCGCCTTCTTCCGTTCTGTTTTTTCGCGAGCCGTAGGAGCCAGGAATCAGTGGAGTTGGCCTGCCTGGATCTCTAGGGCTTTTGGATTTTTGTCTGCGAGGGATTTGGGGTTTGGATCCGGGTGCCCCCGCGGTCTCAAACTTTCGATCACTTGGAAACTCGCCATTTCGGATTCAATGCGTCCGGTGCTTAGTTTGGTACCTCAGATGAAGGATCTGTACTGATGGTACTAGAATTTTGTCTTTTGGGTTTGAATTGTATCTGCTTTTCTGCTTCTCTGATCTATGAATCTGATTGCGTTAACTAAGGAAATTGAGGCATACTAGGCTCGTACCACATGCTATTTAACCGCTATAGAAGCCTATAAGTTTGTCTGTGCTGTGGGAACATAGTCGAGCGGAATGAATGACTTAGGTGTGGAGTTGGTTTGGTGATACATGCACAATCAGTTTGCTCTATGCTTGGTTGGTATCCTCATGCTGAAAAGTAACCTGCATATTCGGGCATGGAACATTTAATCTGTTATTATTATAGATGTTGACATATTAGCGTTTGTGACCTTGGGCAGTAGCATTATCTCTCTTCTTTGTTATCTGTTTCCTTTTGCAAGGTTAGTGACGTTTCTGCTGATATTCCCGTTGTCAGGTATTTGAAGTGGACAAGGAGCTGATACGATCTATAGAGGATTGCTGCGCTTGTAGTTGTGGGCAAAATGGAGGGGAGAGTTGCTGGCGACGTGGAGCTTGATTCTGCAGTGTTCCAAGTGACATTGACCAAGAACAGGTGATGCACTCGTTCACAGTGAATTGAGCTTATGAAGTGTGCTTCAGATTTTCGTCCCTGCATTTGGCTGAAAACTGTGTTTCATGGAtatgtcatattgactcttttatgATTCTGATATAAATTCTGACCCGCCCAGTATTGTGAAACCTTTCCTTCATCAGGTATGAGGCAATTGCTTGTAATGGAGAGAGCGCCGAATCAGTAGCATCTGGTCCTTTCGACCAACTAGTCCTGCACTTGGAAGATGCCAAAAATTTCCAATCACGTTCGTCAAGTGGCTCTTTTAAGCTGTTATTGATTGGGGATGCAAAAGGCTCTACCTGGTTCACAAAATCCACCTTAGAGAGGTCTTTCACCTTGACCTTTTCCTAGTTACTTGTGTTTTTTACAGTTGTAACCGTAACTAAATTGAACATCCCTACCAGATTCCTACATATCATAAATTCGCCTGATGCATCCAAAACGGCGAATGGGATTTTACAGGAAATGTCTCAGCTGGAGGAAACTAGAAAGTTTCATGATTATCTACAGTCCAAGGTATCATAATTTTGTCCCAAAAGAAGTAAAACAAATTTTCTGTGCTAAGTTTGCTTGCACATTTAAGTTCAGTTCTTATCTAGAGAAACAGCAGACGCTGTAAATAACAAAATCCATTTTTATGCAGGAACAACAAAATCTTATGGGTGGTGCTTTGACAGGTACATTCAAAGAAAGTTTTGCTTCTTCCATTGTTCTTTGTACACGAAAGCCATCACAACCTTTCAGCGTGTATGGCTGTATGCAATATGGCTTTTGTCTCCTTTTTATGAAGCCTATCTAATCAAATTTTGGATTCACTTCACCATTTTAGTGCTATGAGTAGTGGACTTAATAACAGTTTAGTTCTACTCTTAGAGCCTGTTACTCATTCCCTGGTTGAAATCACATTTTTTATCGAGCCTAACACTCAAATAGTTGATGAATCGCAGTACTTCGTTGGTGACTTTAGTTAGTTCCTTGACTATTTAGTTGGTGACTTTAGCGTACTATTGTGTTTTGATATCTTTAAGACTTTGTTGGTGCATTGAGGCCATTGGCATATTTTCCTTGGTCcatcctttttgtttgcttgtgtccaTAGATAACCAATCCTACTATCGTACCCATGATTCTTTGCCTATCACTAGAAGAAATTAGCTGCCTGCTGCAAATTCTAGAAATAATCTATCTGTCAAAGACGTGAAAACGTAAAAAAAATTTGCTGTCTTGCACAAAATGGCAAAGCCTCACACGTGATTTATATAGTCAAATGCATTTTGGCAGACACAATTTGCTCTAATTAGATAAGTTTAACCCTTCTTTTGACTTAAAAAAATCCGAATGTGAGGCATTTGGTCTGACATAAAATGTTTTGATGTTCTAAAATATTATCTTTGGGTTTGTTGAAAATTTCCACACTTCACATTTCTGCATGCGCGTCAGTGCAAATGCTATTAAAAAATTGAGCTCTAAAACCTAGGTAACTGTTTTTAGTTTTGACTTATAAGCAATTTCTATGGATGGCAAGGGATTTCTTTACAGATGTCTTATTCTGGCTTATGTTGGTAGAGTGCTCAGTTTATGATGATATTCTAATTTGCAGGTGGTCTCTCCAGCACCACTGGCAAACCACAGCAGGTAATTTCCATTTGTGCAAAACTTCTGATGGCTTTATGTTTTTGTGCATTTTTATGTTTTGTTTGCTCACATTTTAGTTCTCAAAATTACATTCAGGGAAATATTGGCCCAAACTCCTCAGTGGCTACAAAGTAAAGCCTTTTTTCCCCTTTTTCCGTCACTCTATTTTTTCCCATCTATTAGTTGACATTTTCTATAACTAAATGTTGAAGGAATGAGTTACTTCGAGCACTGGACTTGAGGCTATCAGCACTGAAAGAAGAAATCTTGGTATTATTGAGTCGAGCAGTTGGCTCTAAGTTGTTGAATAAAGAAGTATCAGATTTGTCTGGTTTTGTTCAGCATTTTGGGACATCAGAGTTTAGGTATGCCGCAAAAATCACNNNNNNNNNNNNNNNNNNNNNNNNNNNNNNNNNNNNNNNNNNNNNNNNNNNNNNNNNNNNNNNNNNNNNNNNNNNNNNNNNNNNNNNNNNNNNNNNNNNNNNNNNNNNNNNNNNNNNNNNNNNNNNNNNNNNNNNNNNNNNNNNNNNNNNNNNNNNNNNNNNNNNNNNNNNNNNNNNNNNNNNNNNNNNNNNNNNNNNNNNNNNNNNNNNNNNNNNNNNNNNNNNNNNNNNNNNNNNNNNNNNNNNNNNNNNNNNNNNNNNNNNNNNNNNNNNNNNNNNNNNNNNNNNCACAATCAGATCGTTTCTACAAAATCATTCCATTGTACTTTTTTTGTGTGATACAAGAAGCTAATTGTCTTCATTTCTCGTTTTGCTTTAGTTGGTTGATGAGGTGCCTACTGTTGATCCGGGATTGCCAGCCCTCTGTGCTCCCCCCACACCAAGCTTCTACTGCTGAGAGAAAGGATGATGCACTTGAAACTCGTGATATCAATTCGCAAGCCAATATCCAAAGGCCTATTACCAGTAATGTTTCCCCAGCAAAGCTTGCACAAGTTGAACGTAAAATATCAATGGAAAGCGACGATTCCTCTGAGTCCACCGATGAAGATGAAGCTGTTGTTGAAAGAAGCCGCCCCCTTATGAGATCTGCTTCTCCTAGGAGGTCTGCTTCTCCAATGCGAAGGGTTCAAATTGGGAGATCAGGATCTCGTAGGTCAACGCCAATTGCCATCAAGAGCCTAAGTTACTTCCCTCCTAGCCAGAGAGTTGCTTTGGATAAAGATGATGAAAGCAGCTGCAATGGTGAAACAGATCAGCCTCCAAGGAGATCCGACAATAATGTAAGAAGAATGAGCGTGCAAGATGCGATTAGCCTTTTCGAGAAGAAGCAGAAGGGTGAGAATCTGGATTCTGAAAGTAAGAAAGCCGGCTTGGTCGCTACCAAATCTGTACTGCGTCGGTGGAGTTCAGGAATGGGTGACTCTTTGAACAGCAATACATCGGAAGAAAAAACCTCAGATTGTGCATCTCAAAGCAAATCTAACAATATGGCTTCTGATGCAGAGAAGAATGAAGCTGAATTACAGGCTGAGACAGATGCAGCGCCAAACATTGTAGTTGCACCTGAGGCAGGAAGTTACGATGCTGATGGCCATGGCATCACAGTGTCGGAAATGGAAAATGTGGTCTCATCCCACACTAACATTTCTGCTGAACAAACACATTCTGGGCAGGAGTCAAACAGTGATAGGGCAGTGGCCTCTGCTGAGTGGAATCGCCAGAAGGAAGCCGAACTTAATCAGATGTTAATGAAAATGATGGAGGTCATGCCTGGGAAGTTTGCAGGCGCCAATGTAACTGCTACCGGGCTCATTTCTGCAAGTGAGAAGAAAGGTGGACTTCAAAGAGAGAAGCGAGACACGAAGGTTCGAACAGAGAAAGGTGTAAAGCGACCAGCAAaggagacgagtaccaagctcttgAGGGAATCCGTTGGGCAGAACAGAGCAGCAGTTACCCCCaagactagcatcacaacagagaagCGTAATTCACCTATTCCACAAAGGGCAAGGAGAAATTCATCACCTCCAGTCTTGCCAAAGGAAGTGATCTCAAAGACACCAGCAAAAAAAAGTTCCCCCAAACCATCACCTGCACCAGCTACCCGTAGTTCATGGTCAGGATCTTTGACTAAAGCAACTAGTAGTACTGCACAGAAAACTAAAAACTCTCCTGGAGCAGTTTCAACATCGACACCAACTAGCCGGAGAAGGACCGCGACAGCATCCTTGGCACCTCAGCCGATTTCAAAGGTGGAAAAACCCCTTCAAGCAGTGAAGAACAAGAAGGAACCTGTGACTGCGACAAAGCCAGCCATTAAGGGGCAGGAAGATAAGAAGACAAGGACAGCAGCAACAAAGCCGAGCAGAGTGGCTAAAAGTTCACCTGCATCAGAAGAAAAATCAAGTGCAGTGACAAAGTCAGGCATGTATAACAAGGTCCCAAAGAAAAGCAGTGTTGTACCAGTAGAATCCAAACCCGTGAAGAAAGCCACTGGGATTAGTCAAGGTGTTGGTTCTGGTGCTGTTAAGAGTAAAGTGCCGCAGCTTGGTGATTCTTCAAAGGGCAGTGGAATTGTTACCCGTGCGGAAGATAAGGAGCAATCTCCTGTGACAACCGAGCCAACTACCAAGGTACCAGAGGCTGATCTTGCTCAACCAGCACATGATGTTGATGAAAATTTAGAAATTTCGATCGATAATGACTTACATGTTGAAAAAACAGAAAACCCGGGCTCGAGTTTAAGCGCAGCCGAAATGGGCCCCAGTGACCAGGTTGAGCCCTCTGTCGTTGAGGTCAAACCTCTTGACGAGGACATGGACATCTCGTCAGCTGCCTGGGTTGAAGTGGATCATCAAGAAGTTACTGATGTGGGTGAAAGCGTGACAGGCGAGGATGTCACCTCGCCAGCAATTGAACCGTTACCGTCTTCAAGCCCAAGAATCCGTCATTCGTTGTCACAAATGTTGCAAGCAGATAGCAACGAACCAGAAATAATAGAGTGGGGAAATGCTGAAAACCCACCCGCAATAGTTTTTCATAAAGATTCTCCAAAAGGATTCAAGAGACTTCTTAAATTTGCTCGGAAAAACAAAGGAGACAACAACACTAATGGTTTGGCAAGCCCATCGGTGGTTTCTGATGGAGAGGATGAACAAGAAGAATCCGGTGCTAGTGATGGTGTAAATTCCAGCAGGAGAACTTTTGATGGTTCCAAGACTAATAGCATCTTATCAGGTACTTCTCCGGCCATAATTCAGCGGGAGCTTCTCATCCTACATACTGTAGTTTTCAAGCAGAAAGCATCTCATACTTTAGTGCTTGAGCCTCAGTCTTTTATATCTAAAGTTCCTTCCAGAATGGTCATACACAGCACGCCGCAACGTAACATCGACAATATAATAGCGCAAAGCGAATCTACATAAACATAACAGTTCTGTGTTTCCGTGAAATACACGTAGACACTAGAGTACCCGCTGTCAGAAACAACATGTCCCTGGATATTTGTTGTGTTCAGTGTTCATGAAATGGAGTAGTTATTCATTTTCCTATGAATGAAATTGCAGGTATACATTGTTGAATCTAAATCTCTTAATTTTTCAGCTCAATCAACGACCAGCAGCTTCAATGCCACAGGCTCGGATAGGCTACGGGACAGGCCTGGAGCTGCACCGTCAACTAAAGGCTAGTTCTTTTTACCCAAACAAAATTATGGtcacttgtactccctctgtcccaaattactcgtcgctgaaatggatgtatctagaactaaaatacatctagatacatccatatgcgcgacaagtaatttggaacggagggagtagtatctacTAGAGTTGAGTAGACGTGAAAGCACCCCTAGTAATACATTTGTTTGTGCCTCTTTGTACTTGCAGCAGCATCAAGGTCATTCTTCTCCCTCTCAAACTTCCGGAGCAGCAAAACCAACGAGTCAAAGCTTCGATAGTGCGTTGTTTGTTATACGTTAGATGTAAAAAATGGTTTGAGGTGACTGATTGTTGAGAACGGAGGCAGGTTGTTTGTGTCCGGTTCTGCTTTCCTGCTGTTCAATATTAGCTTCTCCTTAGCGGTCCGCATATCATTACTTTGCTCATGTCTTGCTGTACATCTTTTAAGTATTTTTTTTGAGTTGTTTTAGATGACCGGTATGTTATCTTCACTGGTACAGTACTATTTTTCTTTTTTGCGAGTGATCTTGACTGATAACTGCCGCAAAAGAAAAAGACAGATTTAACCGCATCCAGCTAGTTGGTTATTATCAGGCAGCTTGACTAGAACTGATTGATGATCTGCTGTTGGTATCGCGAACCTCTGAGATTTTGAAGCTAAAACTCTGAAGGGTGATCTACTGTTGGTATTGCTGATTACCAATTTACCATGGTCCCAAACGCTCTCCCAGCAAACCTCAAACCACACACGGACGGATTCAGATACAGAAGTGGGCATCAATTCAAATCAAAGAAAGAAAAAGATACATAGGTGGACATTTATTTACTACGTGGACATAAGCATGACTGCACCCATCACAGAAAGGGAAAGATGAAGGATTCAGAAGGGAACCGGCGAGATTTGGATGAGAGTTGGCTCATAGTGATGAGGGGCCTCGAAACCATGGAGGTTGATGAGTGTCGCCGCAACGTTAGCGAGCCCGGCATCCGGAAGGTCCTCCCGGAATGTAGCCTCTGGCGCAAGCCCTGGACCTCCGATGGCGATGGGGACCTGCAGGCGAGGCGGGTTCAGTAAGATGATGAGAACTGGACACTCACTCGTGCATATTATAGATATATACATAGCGCCGGGCGCCTGATGATGAAATGTGCACTCACTGGATTCAGTGTGTGTGAGGTAAGGGGCTGCACATTCCCGTCTCTGTCACGAATTGGTTTCCCGGATTTGTCTCTTTTCACCATGTCCTCGGCATTGCCATGGTCTGCGGTGACCACGAAGATGCCACCTTCTTGTTCAATGGCGTCAAGAATAATCCTGACGGCTTCATCAGCGGCCTTGCACCCAACGATGGTGGCTTCAAGGTCACCCGTGTGCCCGACCATGTCTCCATTCGGGATGTTTACCCGTACCTACAAAACCACCACATCACTCTTTTTAGTTTttactactcctagtaggagtacacCGTATGCTGGAGGAGGATCTCATTGTGCCAAGTACCTGATCAAATTTGCCACTTAGGATGGCATCCCGGGCCTTCTCCGCAACTTCCACGGCTTTCATTCTTGGCTGTACATTAAAGGGTATACCGGTGTCACTTGGAATTTCTTCGTATTTTTCCAGGTTTGGGTTGAAGTAGCCCGACCGATTCCCGTTCCAGAAAAAGGTGACATGACCAAATTTGACCGTCTCGCTACAGGTCAAAACCACCCAAGATATGAGGAATAGCAGCAGCATGCTTGCTCAAGTACCAGAATATTCAGAGACCGAGATGCTCTTTATatacagcaacaaaagtaaagcacTGTGTACCTGCAAGCGTAGGTGCGTACGCCATTGTGCGCCAGATACTCACCGGACGTCCTCTCTATCTCCGGGGGAGCAACAAGGTAATGACTTGGTAGCTTTAGTTCGCCGTCATACTGAAGCATACCAGCGTAGCGAATCTTGGGGAATCTGACACGGTCAAATTTGTCGAAATCCTCGTACTCTAGCGCCTTTGCAAGCATCACCATTCGATCAGCTCTGAAGTTAAATGTCACAACAGCGTCTCCATCCACTATGGGCCCAACCGGTTTTCCGCTTTCATCGACGACGACGAAGGGGGGTAAATACTGGTCGTTAGCCTTGGGTTCATCCCTGAGCCTTTTCACGGCTTCAAGGGCACTTGGAAACTTGTGTGGTGCTTCGCCAAGAACCTGGGCATCCCAGCCACGCTTCACAACTTGCCAATCATTCTGTATAACAACAAGAAATACAAAGTTATAACTGCAATATTGCCGCTGCAGGGTACATCCTGCAGAAACACACATTTTTTTAAAGTAGGATAGGATAGCTGGATAGGAGAGATCACCTCATAGCGGTCCATTGTAACATACATCCTGCCTCCACCAGATGCAATCCTTGCATCAACACCCTTCTCCCGTAGCTTAACCAGATCATTCTCGAGCGTTTCCACGAATGTGACACTGCTGCCATCCAATACGTCGCGACCGTCGGTAAGGATATGAACCCGTATCCTCTTCGCTCCATGTTCACTAGCCCCCTTCAGAAGCAGCTGCCGGAGCCAAATCATTGACATCAGCCTGGAACTACTGCAGAGTGAACTCTGTTTAGAAGAAAAATGGTGTAACCTGCAGCTGGTCGATCCTTGAATGCACTCCCCCATCGCTCAGCAAACCAATGAGGTGCAAAGTACCGCTCTCAAAAGACTGCTGGATGTACTTAAAACCCTCCCCCTCATATATCTTCCCAGAGGCGAGCGCCGAATCCACCAGTTTTGCACTGCACATTTTGCTCAAATGATCACTAATTTTTGCTTAAGCAGCTTCGCCAAGGTAGTTGTACTGAAATTAACTTGGTCACTTTGGTCATACATGACTGCTGTCCTCATGCTAGCACATAACCCGCACATACCATCACAAAGCACGCAGAGCAGACACGCTAGAAAATATATTAGTACTCCATCATCTACTTAACACCATCACATTTTGCACCGCCTGAATATTAACATTGTATATTTTTCTAGCGTGTATATGAACGACCACTAGGTCACATGCCTCCATTTGTTCATACATTATACCAGCATAGAAAGCCAACGTATAAGTTTAATATCTAAAGATTACTAAATTCGGCAACAAACCTACATACATAGCGCATAGTGTATTCAAATTCCTTTATGAAGTGTTTATTATAATTATTACTAGCATAGTAAATATCCCTTTTACGTAGTTTATTATCACTACTACTACTATAGTGTCACTACTACTATAGTCTCACTGGCTCTGCTAACAATTTGTAAGATCCCTAAAACAAAGTAGTAGAAAGAGAACACAAAATTTGAATGCCAGGCCCACTCGAATCCTACACAAAtgaacgtgtaccaaaaaaataaTGTGATTGCACTGTAAGAAAATAAAGGATTCTTTCCAAGAGGTTTGAGCAAACATAAAATTTTATTTGAAATGTTACGCAAGGAAATCACTGAGAAAATGCTTGATAGGATTCAATACTACTACAGATCAAACAACCCACTTAGGGaaatgagcaatgctacatccatgcAAAGCTACGTAAGGTTTACCTAATGCTACTGATTTGGCAAATCTCATGCGATAATATTGAACCGAACCCATGCTCCAGGCCGTACATCAGATGGCATCATACACCGAGATATGTGCATGGTGCGCTTCAGAAAATTTGGCGGGAGAGATCAACCACTGTTTATCAGGCTATAATTGCCACCGCTGCTTGATAGCATAGGCTATAAAATATGAACTTGCATCGGTCCACACAACTGTTGTCTCCATTTGACTAGGTCAGCTCAAGATATTTTATTCGCATCTGATTTGGCTCCTACGACCTCACATGAGTTCTACTTTTTTTCTAACTTTCCCTATTTTATACTGAAATTGACTGTATTCTTGTGTCAAATGAATCTTTTTTCCTTCTTTGAAATGAACAGTAGTGCTTTCCAGTGGTAGACATTGACATCACTGTAGAATAAAATGTTCATTATGAGTTGTTCTACTGAATAACGTGAAAAACAGGTCCAACCAATTTCACAAGTCTATGATAGttgttcaaaaagaaaagaaaagaaaaccaagttCTTGCCTATCTGAAGGATATGTgtttaaaaatagtttttttctagatgCACTTCTGTATCAACATTTGTTTTAGAAAGCGATACATGTCTATCCAAAATATTGAACCTCCTATAATTTTTCGAGTTAGCACAAGTAATTGTCGGATACCGAGGGCAACCACACATGACTCGAACCAACAGATAATACGTTCAAACTACCGTGTTCTCCCCCATTTTGAAGAAAAAAGAATTAAATTGTACCACCAGAATTAGCTGCATGAAAGGTTCTTTTTTATCTATGTTTTGTTCTACTCAATACACATATTTTACCTAGCGTGCACACGCTGAGCTCACGGGAAATAACCAGAGTGATGAAC
This window encodes:
- the LOC119296261 gene encoding COP1-interacting protein 7-like isoform X1, with product MEGRVAGDVELDSAVFQVTLTKNRYEAIACNGESAESVASGPFDQLVLHLEDAKNFQSRSSSGSFKLLLIGDAKGSTWFTKSTLERFLHIINSPDASKTANGILQEMSQLEETRKFHDYLQSKEQQNLMGGALTGGLSSTTGKPQQGNIGPNSSVATKNELLRALDLRLSALKEEILVLLSRAVGSKLLNKEVSDLSGFVQHFGTSEFSWLMRCLLLIRDCQPSVLPPHQASTAERKDDALETRDINSQANIQRPITSNVSPAKLAQVERKISMESDDSSESTDEDEAVVERSRPLMRSASPRRSASPMRRVQIGRSGSRRSTPIAIKSLSYFPPSQRVALDKDDESSCNGETDQPPRRSDNNVRRMSVQDAISLFEKKQKGENLDSESKKAGLVATKSVLRRWSSGMGDSLNSNTSEEKTSDCASQSKSNNMASDAEKNEAELQAETDAAPNIVVAPEAGSYDADGHGITVSEMENVVSSHTNISAEQTHSGQESNSDRAVASAEWNRQKEAELNQMLMKMMEVMPGKFAGANVTATGLISASEKKGGLQREKRDTKVRTEKGVKRPAKETSTKLLRESVGQNRAAVTPKTSITTEKRNSPIPQRARRNSSPPVLPKEVISKTPAKKSSPKPSPAPATRSSWSGSLTKATSSTAQKTKNSPGAVSTSTPTSRRRTATASLAPQPISKVEKPLQAVKNKKEPVTATKPAIKGQEDKKTRTAATKPSRVAKSSPASEEKSSAVTKSGMYNKVPKKSSVVPVESKPVKKATGISQGVGSGAVKSKVPQLGDSSKGSGIVTRAEDKEQSPVTTEPTTKVPEADLAQPAHDVDENLEISIDNDLHVEKTENPGSSLSAAEMGPSDQVEPSVVEVKPLDEDMDISSAAWVEVDHQEVTDVGESVTGEDVTSPAIEPLPSSSPRIRHSLSQMLQADSNEPEIIEWGNAENPPAIVFHKDSPKGFKRLLKFARKNKGDNNTNGLASPSVVSDGEDEQEESGASDGVNSSRRTFDGSKTNSILSAQSTTSSFNATGSDRLRDRPGAAPSTKAASRSFFSLSNFRSSKTNESKLR
- the LOC119296261 gene encoding COP1-interacting protein 7-like isoform X2, which codes for MEGRVAGDVELDSAVFQVTLTKNRYEAIACNGESAESVASGPFDQLVLHLEDAKNFQSRSSSGSFKLLLIGDAKGSTWFTKSTLERFLHIINSPDASKTANGILQEMSQLEETRKFHDYLQSKEQQNLMGGALTGGLSSTTGKPQQGNIGPNSSVATKNELLRALDLRLSALKEEILVLLSRAVGSKLLNKEVSDLSGFVQHFGTSEFSWLMRCLLLIRDCQPSVLPPHQASTAERKDDALETRDINSQANIQRPITSNVSPAKLAQVERKISMESDDSSESTDEDEAVVERSRPLMRSASPRRSASPMRRVQIGRSGSRRSTPIAIKSLSYFPPSQRVALDKDDESSCNGETDQPPRRSDNNVRRMSVQDAISLFEKKQKGENLDSESKKAGLVATKSVLRRWSSGMGDSLNSNTSEEKTSDCASQSKSNNMASDAEKNEAELQAETDAAPNIVVAPEAGSYDADGHGITVSEMENVVSSHTNISAEQTHSGQESNSDRAVASAEWNRQKEAELNQMLMKMMEVMPGKFAGANVTATGLISASEKKGGLQREKRDTKVRTEKGVKRPAKETSTKLLRESVGQNRAAVTPKTSITTEKRNSPIPQRARRNSSPPVLPKEVISKTPAKKSSPKPSPAPATRSSWSGSLTKATSSTAQKTKNSPGAVSTSTPTSRRRTATASLAPQPISKVEKPLQAVKNKKEPVTATKPAIKGQEDKKTRTAATKPSRVAKSSPASEEKSSAVTKSGMYNKVPKKSSVVPVESKPVKKATGISQGVGSGAVKSKVPQLGDSSKGSGIVTRAEDKEQSPVTTEPTTKVPEADLAQPAHDVDENLEISIDNDLHVEKTENPGSSLSAAEMGPSDQVEPSVVEVKPLDEDMDISSAAWVEVDHQEVTDVGESVTGEDVTSPAIEPLPSSSPRIRHSLSQMLQADSNEPEIIEWGNAENPPAIVFHKDSPKGFKRLLKFARKNKGDNNTNGLASPSVVSDGEDEQEESGASDGVNSSRRTFDGSKTNSILSAQSTTSSFNATGSDRLRDRPGAAPSTKASRSFFSLSNFRSSKTNESKLR